The genomic segment aatcaacaatttactGTGTTGTGAAGAAATACCTTGATTTCACTCAAATCAAGGGAGCTACTATTGTGAAGTCAACTAATAAACGAAAGAAACGAccgtattttttgtttatgccGTCTCAAAACATGACCCAACTCAACGCAATAATGCAAGATgtacaaaaggaaaaataataataataataataataataataataataataataataataattgtggcaTTGGAAAACCTCATGGCAGGCAGAGAGTCAGAGACAGCATGATCCTTGATTCTATAAtgacaaaaaacactttgacaTCTGAATAATGATGTACTAGAAAAGCATGAGAGGGTCTGTTTGCCTTGAATTATTGTATGTGGCCCTTTATAAATCCTCGAACATTTGTAATATAACCTTAACAAGTAGATCCCATGTTTCCTCCCTTCTCACCTTATATTCAAGTTCTAAgatcaatactaaaaaaatatgtatatgttttttaattcactAAACAGATATAAAAGTGTGTTATTgagtttatttgaaaatacaattaGCTTCATTGATAGACAAAATAGCCTCATTGATGGACAAAATGATatagaaatttaagaaaatacatttttactttataaatttatttatttttaaataaggtAAATAATAGTCAAGAAGTATACTTTCTTTGTAGTCTGTAGTTTGACTCTCTGCTCACCAATAATGATGAACACAGactatttttaaatcataaaattttattttgattttttgatctTTCCGAGAAGAAATCATTTCAAGCTATAATTTATGATATGCAAtctttcatgatttaatataGATGTGCTTCTTTTCGTTGGCCACACcatatttataattgatttcatAGATTCAATCATAATTTCCAGGTGTTTAAACAATGCTAACAATactttaaatttgtaattacaaaaaaaaaagaggatggtgaattttatatgttttttttagattaatatgggCGTCCGAACTAGTTTGTGAGtatattaactaattttataggccctgaagttaacgattatataagcCTTCAATAACTTCGAAGTTTGTGAAACTCAAACTAGTACTCTCTAGGAAGCAAATCCATAACCAAACCAGTCCAACTATACTCCTAAAAAGTTGTGAATTTCATATGTTGTTTTGCTTATCATGCCACTTTtgattctttatatatatatctttgatAAAATAGCAATAGGGATCTTGAAgccctaaaatattaaaatcttctTGAAgccctaaaatattaaaatctttataaaactaTGCCTGGacaattttgttaattaaattttggtCTAATCTAATTATTAGAtaaaacattataattatttttgtcagaataattatttaatcctcattcttaAATTTTTGAGTTTGAACTTTATGACAAGTATAcaatataatttacttttttaggCCAATATCATTTATACAAAAACTAATCTGAATTAATACACAAACCCACTTAAATAATACATATACAtacaataagaaaaacattagagtcaatatttaatgttaaagtgtgtttattattgtgataatttttgtaattataatttaaaaaaaaaccaagtctaaaaaaattacaaattataattttttttaaccaacatCTAAGAATTTTTAGTGGATCAATGCAAATAAGAGATTAAACTTGTTCTTGGTAAAAAACATAACCCTAATCACAATACAAAATAGAACCTTAATgacttttccaaaaaaaaacaaaaaaagtactaaaaaaaattccatcatTTAAAGAGACAATAGTGGATATGTTTTGCATTTAAATGGTTACTACAACTGGAGAAATTATTGCTGTTACAGCCATAACTGAAACGCGTTTCccaaaaacaattgtttttttttcttaatctaatTTATGGAGGTTGGAAGAACAATAACTCAGGCAGGTAAGAAGGTGGTGTTGGAGAAGGTAAAATCATACCACCATTAATAACCTCTGGCTCCGATGCCCGGAGCATGGAGTCACCATCACGACTGGAATTTGGGTGGACCCATGCACCAGTGTCATGGCTTTATGCCTCGAGCTCACGGTGGCCATTGACGAAGGTGAAGCTAAAACAAAAGCCATGATTATTGGACATCGGTAATGGTGATGACTATGTGGTTGGACCATGTGGCTCATAGCACTAGACCTTGGGTTCCTCTTCAccacttttctctctctctctcgattaTCACACTCTTTGACTTTGGTTTTGCTTATGGTTCTTGTCATTGTTTAAAAAAGGAGTTCTTTTACTCCTATTATCACTATCCATGAATGTGTATATCAaagttgtcaattttattttttaattggaatagAATATTTTAGTTTTGGAGTGTTTTGGCATATCATTTTGGGGTTAtactattcatatatatatatatatattcaacaaacataattcaaattcaagataaattaattataaattatgcaatacaaacacaatgccaaacaaatataatttcaaaatttaaaatatttctaaatagtcaagattaaatagatctttaacttaaagtaattcaacttaaacaaattattaaaatattatgaaagtaaaatgttttaacataaatattttaaatataaagttaggtcaatgttattaaggctaatgaaatctaaagcatcccttattttgctcaaattcctacaaagtataaacataaaaaaaaacaacatgaatataaaccatatatattagtgataaatctaattttaaaaaattaatatcattgttaatgaaaatagtaataataattttcaatgttattattaatatcattggtatagaaaatagtaataaaaaagagctttttataattgggtggtttaattaattaaattgaataaggttcaatttgattcaatggcttttcaagagcggaacggaacatgtggaatggaaccggaacgtttcgggcggaatttagccgaaaaatccggaacggaccgagatttaaaatgagatgaaatttgttccgttttgttccgttttttgaattggtatggaatgtttcggccattccggacGGAACGGaacagaattgacaaccttgatgtATATTCTTCCCTGAACCCATGAGCTTATGTACTTCCTTTTTTATCGAGTATTTTTGTACTCCAgcccaataaaataatttaaaaataatatagtttagaaaatattttaaaaagtagcatataaataagaaaagttGGAGGAAGGTATTATGAGTGACTTTCTCGTATTATAGAATGGTCtcacataatttataataaaaaaagacgataaaaaagaaaggaaaaaaaaattaaaaactaatcttagaaatatattgaaacTCCAATGACGATACTACAtgctaaaaaaactttaataagataaatttaaCAACACCAAAAATATTATCTACACTAATTGAAGTAGGTCACATAAATTGTTCAAAGATGGCGAGATTCACTTGCTTTTAAACAATTCATGTGATCCACTCTAATTATCTTTGATGAGATTTTTTggtgttattaaatttatcttgtTGAAATATTCTTGATAATATTAGTATTGTTATCATTGaagttttgatgtattttcaaaatctttcattctttctctctttttcttctctttttgttctttgtaaATTATGCCAACTCATTTTACAATTTGAAGCCTGcaattctttaaatattatttttaaaaatattttctctacaaggttattttttaatatgcttaattaaaagaaaaaaagaactctCCTTTTTGGGTGGTTATGATGTGATGCTTGTCCAGCACTATTGATATTCTATTACTGTATGGCCTTTCACAATGATGCAAAGAAAACCGAAATGGTGACTATTCTCACATGCAAAAGAACGTTTCTTGCACCTTCTGAAGTGAATTCCCTCAATTATTGCTCGAGACAAGGCTGGTGGTATGTATGAGCTATGGTGCTTGACTGCTTGGTGTGTACGTACGTATTAGAACAGAGAAGAGATAGTGCTCTACTAAGATCATTTGCATCATATGTGTGCTATCAagtacatcattttttttctaaagatcTTCATATTGATGCAAgtaccttttcttctctttttttttcccatactACTGCCAGCagcaaatcaatattatttttttaaaaaaaatattaaaaatatctggtTGCTGTGTCATACCTGCATTTGGAATGACTCAAGTATCTAGGTTTAATAATCATATCagacttatatattttttttatataaaaaaatataaaaatttacttataattattctaaaaatatatttattttatatttttatcttttttttaattaaatatatttttattctaaagacaacttttttgtattttatgagactaaaaacattatttgcttgtacttgaaaattttaaaaaaaactgaatactTTTAAATTGCACCCTAGAAGATCATGTTATACAAAAATGAAGCCATAAAAAGGAAAGTTGATTTCTAtagaagaataaataaaaaggaaacgGCGGATAAAGAAGCAGGTCAAGATCCATAAAGGGAAGACATGTACATGAGATTTTCCAGTAACGTGTAAAGAGGAAATTGAAAagccaaacaaacaaagcaacaATACATGGAGCTTTTAGacaagaaatcataaaaatagtatataataataataataataataataataattaaaaaaaaggcaaagaaaatTTTCTGTTTGAAAGGAAAAGTTTCAAATCCTTTTTGGGatcctttctttttgtttgatagACGAAAAAAAAAGTGCTTAAAATCCCTTTGGCTTGTATGAAAAAGATTCGCTTCCTATCTTTAAAGAACATACTTTTAAAATCATCCACAATACATACATGAATTGACTTCCACAGTAACCCTAACCATCTAatccaaaaagaagaaaagaaaagtaaaaaccCTTTCTATGGACTCAAATTCATTActattgaaaagaaagaaaccagcAGTTGGATACAAGTGGGACCAATATCATCTAAATAGAATTGCATTTCCTGTCAATTTCAGTTGATAAAGTACATCGAGTCATGGATGAAGATGAACATAACATTTGCATAAAATCAATCCTGCCACGATAAATGTTCTTGGAACATATGTTCATGTCAGCTTATCTTTTGCCACAATTGCAAGGACTTGATCTTAAATGTGCATGTATTTCTTCAATGACAACCGTGATCGTGAAGATGGGGGCCAAAAGATTCACTACTATTTTGGCGAAgccaaaaaattattcactttTATGAAAGGAACCAGAAGGTTCAAACGTACAAGTTCAATTGATGGATGTAGAACTGAGTTtcccaaccaaaaaaaaaaagaaaagaagagatctCATGGCTGTCCCAAGAACTTTGCAGCTCTCTGAAGAGCATAAATTTGCACCTATCAATACACCTAAGCATCAGCTCCCAATTCCAATAGTAAAGTGTGGCTGATGGCATCTGATCCTGGGCCCATGAATTGGATGGGACCTGAGATTGAATCAATAGAGTCAAAACACAATGGATTAAAACACAATGGGTAATCTTGGAGTGCATGTTTTACAAAGAACTTGGTGTAATAGAACTGCTATCATATAAGCAAGCTAATTAAAGGCTACTGCTTGATAAATTTTTGACTTACCAGGACTGATGTACCGATTCTTAAGTGCCCACTCATCCCTCAGGGATGCAAATTTTTTGAAAGGTGCACCTGAAATTTCATCGAGATTGTCAAATTTGCTGAACATGCTTCTAGGTTATATCCAAATTAGTGATCAGTGCAAGCAACACATGCTATTACTTATTATACTTCTTCAGAACAAAGCAGAAGCTCTTTATAATGAATGAAACAGGGGCTACAGTTACTATCATTAGTGAGATGGAATtacacattaaataaaaaagagcaaaagaGGATGCTTAAGAAAGAATTTATACCTTCAAGCTCTACCATTGCCTTCTTGATCACAGGCTTGAATTTACCtggaaaagaataaaatacaCTTGAATTTCAAAAACCTTTTTGTCGTGAGAGACAGGGAACTCAGGAAATGTCCCTAAACTGGTCCACAAAAAGTTCTCAGAACTTTTTGAAGCTTAAATTAGATCCATAATACAACATCCTGATGCAGCATGCTCTAACCCACAATATATTTTGTATCTTCAAACCAGGAAGTGAATGTATCTTGTCATCAATAAGGCTGTGCAAAACATGCTAAAGAAAGAGAGCATACCATGTCTCCTTTCCACATCCATCAAAGAAGTCAAAGCCGTCCCTCCAACTGTCCATTCTGCAACAGGAGCACCCAAATTCCCAACCTGGAGACATAACATTATCAAATTACGATACTAGATCAGTAGTGCCAAAACTTTGATGTTACAAGAAGTCAAGAATAGCACAACCTTTTAGTAGTCTTGTACCACTCAGAAAAAGGCAAATACAGCTAGAAGGATAGAATCACTCACTGATGATATCAACCCAGTTTTTCCGCTGTGAAGGAGAGCTCCTGCACCATAGCCCAAAGCATAGCAGTATGTAGAATCAAAGTTTGTAGGCAAACCACATCTTCCTTCATACCTGAGCAGTACAAACCATGTATCAGAAAACCTCAAATCATGCACTAATCTTTCCATTACACTCCAGGATAGGAACAATGTCAAATGTCTTTTCAAACAGATCATGTACTATTCAACAGAGGAAATAGTGACTCATAATAGACTGATTTTTAGTAAATAGTTATAATTACCCGAAGAAGTGGGACTGTCCTTTGAAATGGCCTTTGTATGAACCTTCTTGCTTCCTCTTCTCCAACTCAGTCTCAACCATTTGAATAAGCATTTTCTCAGTCTCAATTTTGGCAACCTGAAGGTAAAAGCAGAGTTATGAATAATGATGCCAGCTTAATTACAATGGTTGAAATCAGACATAAAATGGTATACATAATAAATACCTGGACATTTCCATGTGGATCTCTTTCAAGCATCAATTGTTCTTGAATTGCTGGTGGTAAAAATTCGAAAAGCTGCAGAGATTGATTTGTGAGTTTCTTTTTCCATTGCCCACCTTCATCTACGACATCATGGGCCAAAACCTCATTCAGTTCTGCTATAAGCTGCTGAACCTGAAAAGAAACATCCAATAAACATGATAAATTGAATGGGGATAGCTGTAGAATCAAAATGAACATTGCAttcaaataaagagaaaaattgaCATTGCCACTATAGTGAGAAAAAGGTAAACATCCAATAAACATGATTAATTGAACGGGGATTGCAGTAGAATCAAAACGAACATTGCGttcaaataaaggaaaaaattggCATTGCCACTAAAGTTACAGAAAGGTAACTTACCTCAGGAATGaaatcaattaaaccttcaGGAATAAGAATCACACCATAATTATATCCAAGACCAGAACGTTTACAGATTACATTTACTATGTAATCTGTAACATTTTTCAGCGTCAGTTTCTTAGCAGCAACCTGCAACAAGATGAAAGAGGGTAAGAGAACATATATGGGAAGCTTTTCTACAATGAACATAACTGAACAgtagaaattacaaaaatgatATGGCCCAAGAGCTTTCCTACACACAATGTCAACTTTCCCAGATCAGCTTGAGCATTAATTACAAAAGAGTTAAGCCAGGGAATTACTTTGGAAGAGTCAACTAACAAAAAATGGGGATCATAATTAGatgcaacaaaggaggaaaacaAGGTACTTCAAACTTGACAAAGTCCAAAGCAGTCACCAACAATGgaaccaagttttttttccaCAGAGATGCACAACACATGATATACTGATAAATTACCAGTTAACAAACTCAACTGgtcaaatattcaaaactaaaGAAGCATATTACAAGAAGCACCTCTTCTCCAATGATGGTGATGTTTGGATGAGTTTGCAAGGCACACTCCAATGTAATGTGAGAAGCTGCACGTCCCATAAGCCGGACAACTGCAGGAAACACAGATTATGAGCAAGCATTGCTTGGATAATCAGTAATGTGTATAACATGCTTGAGCACATTTGAGCAAGTATAGAAAAAGCAAATTCCTGATAGCCCATTGCAATTAAGACAGGATCAGTTCTCAGTTGTGTAGttgcaaagaaaataaagatgtcTGGATAACAATTATAATGGAACTACAGGGAAAATAGAGAAGTTAGTGGCAGTTCATGTTCTAGTGCTTGTTGAGGGAAAATGATAGCATGATTTAAATAGCCATCTGCACAATTCAATATCTGAGGACACTCATCAAATGCAATTAGCTAATATTAGTATTTATCTTCACTATGGATTCATTAAACAGATAATaggaatttatttgaaaaagaaaatcaatgtaCAAACTTACAGTGATAATATTTTCCAGTTGATCGAGCATCAACCATGACATTTCCAATCATTTCTGCATATATCTGCATGAACCACATATATTATTAACATTCTATTGTGTGAAGCTGGTAACAAAAAGGATATCAAACTATTAATGGAATTAGGATTAGTTGCAACCTCATCCCATTATAACAATATTGATAACACAGGCAAGATAAGGTGACAATACATGCTATAGAATCGTAAATGTCCAAAAATTGTTAAACAGAAATGCAAATTGCGTACAATGTTAAGAAAGAATCAATAAAATCTCATGTTTACGTAATGTATTAGGAAACATATGCTGTCAAAGATATGTATTCCTATTGTAACTCTTATTCCAGAATTAGCTTAGCACAATATAGGAAAATAATCTTGTATATAATGTAGCTGTGACAGACTCAATTGATAAGCAACAGGGTtggcaatcttttttttttctctgaaattcacatggtatcagagctcggTTTACCCTagctctccttctctttttctttctctgcctCTGCCTCAAACTTCTGCTTCAATTTTTTGCCGATTGTTCACTACCATGGAACGTGAGCAATTTTCTAAAGAAGGCAGGAATAATgcctttgatcctttttttctctaccaTTCCGATCATCCGGGATTGGTGCTTGTTTCCAAACCTCTCAATGGTGATAACTACTCTACTTGGTGCAGATCTATGACAATCTCTttaaatgctaaaaataaattgggATTTATAGATGGGACAGTACAAATACCATCAGCCACCAACCAACCGGACGATCATGCTTTATGGAAAAGATGCAATGACATGATTTTATCATGGATTCTCAACTCAATTACACCAGAACGTGTCGACAGTGTTATATATTCGACTACAGCACAAGAAGTTTGGGAGGATCTTCGAGATCGTTTTTCTCAAAGTAACGCTCCTCGTATTTTTCAGATTGAGAGAGACATAGCTTGTGTTTCTCAAGCTCAGATGACAGTTGCGACATACTATACAAAGCTGAAAGGATTGTGGGATGAATTGGGATCTTATAACGGAACTGTTTGCTCTTGTGGAGCAGATCATAAGCGACGACAATTGATGCAATTTCTCATGGGATTAAATGAATTTTACAAGGCAATTCGGGGGCAGATTCTACTGTTGAATCCTTTACCTGATGTTCGTCAGGCTTATGCTTCCATTGTTCAAGAAGAAAAGCAACGTAGCTTAGGTGATACACATGATGCAACAGAAACCGCAACCATGGTGGTTCAACGAAATGCACCCACAGCTCTGGCTTTTCGATCAGGTCAAGGGGTTTCCTCCCGCTCCAATTCTTTTAATCGTAAGCCACTACACTGCACATACTGTGACAATGATCATATGCGAGATACATGTTGGAAATTACATGGATATCCACCAGGTCACCCAAAGCACAAAGCCAGTAGATTCAACAAGTCTGGAAGTCGTCAACATTACAACAAACCTGCACAACCTTCAGCTAATTACATCAAGGAACGTCCCACGATGGAAGAGAAGCATTTAGTGATGAATGGACTCTCTGATTTACAGTTCCAGCAAATATTGTCTATCATGAACAATACCGGAAATGCTCAAACCACTGTTCCTCAAGCCAATGCTGCGGCCACCACTCCAGGTTTGTTACAAACACCAGTTATTATGCCAAGTCGATTGATTCTCGACAGTGGTGCCACTGACCATATCACTTCTTCTCCGAATCTGCTTGTCGATAATCGGCAGAACACTATTTTGCCACCAGTTATTATGCCGAGTGGAGAATAGGCTCCAATTACGTCTATTGGGACTTTACATttgaattctgttatttctcTAAAAAATGTGCTTGGTGTGCTATCTTTTAAGGTGGATTTGATGTCTATAAGTCGAATTACAAGAGGACTTAATTGTTCAGTAACCTTTTTTCCCTATTAGTGTGTTTTACAGGACTTGGCGACGAAGACGACGATTGGTTTGGGTAAACAACGAGGCAGACTTTATTACTTGGTTGCATTAGCATCAacaccaccaacaccaccaGCACCAAAATACCAACCCTCTGCATCTGCTGCCATTGCTACCCAATCATCTCGTTCTCATGTCATCTCCTCCACTGATTTGTGGCATCGCCGATTAGGGCATTTATCTTCCTCTAGATTACATTTTATGGCAAAAACTTTactcaattttccttttaaatttcaagatgCTTGTGATATTTGTGCAGTTTCAAAACAATGTCGTCTTCCTTTTTCTGCTAGTTCAATTTCCTCTATTCGACCATTTGAATTAATTCATTGCGATATTTGGGGGCCTTATAAAATTCCTTCTTTTTCTGgtgctaaatattttttgacaatTGTGGATGATTACTCTCGATTTACATGGGTATTTTTTATGCATCACAAATATGAAACACAAAATTTActcatcaatttcttttccttcgtcaaaactcaatttaatgcATCCATCGCAAATATTCGCGTCGATAATGGGGGGGAATTTTTTTCTATGCAGAATTTTTTCCGCCAACATGGCACAACTTATCAACACTCTTGCGTTTATACGCCCCAACAAAATGGGGTCGTCGAGCGTAAACATCGTCATATCCTTGAGTCTGCACGTGCTCTTCGTTTTCAAGCTCACCTCCCCTTGCATTTTTGGGCAGAATGCGTTCTTACTGCTGTCCATTTAATCAATCGTTTGCCCACACCACTTCTTTCCCATAAAACCCCTTTTGAAAAACTTTAC from the Populus nigra chromosome 9, ddPopNigr1.1, whole genome shotgun sequence genome contains:
- the LOC133703589 gene encoding pyrophosphate--fructose 6-phosphate 1-phosphotransferase subunit beta-like; protein product: MDYLEDQAKGSVLYGFRGGPAGIMKCKYVELNADYIYPYRNQRNVISDLVVTSFDGDLKCKEVPTSFGFDTACKIYAEMIGNVMVDARSTGKYYHFVRLMGRAASHITLECALQTHPNITIIGEEVAAKKLTLKNVTDYIVNVICKRSGLGYNYGVILIPEGLIDFIPEVQQLIAELNEVLAHDVVDEGGQWKKKLTNQSLQLFEFLPPAIQEQLMLERDPHGNVQVAKIETEKMLIQMVETELEKRKQEGSYKGHFKGQSHFFGYEGRCGLPTNFDSTYCYALGYGAGALLHSGKTGLISSVGNLGAPVAEWTVGGTALTSLMDVERRHGKFKPVIKKAMVELEGAPFKKFASLRDEWALKNRYISPGPIQFMGPGSDAISHTLLLELGADA